In Schizosaccharomyces osmophilus chromosome 1, complete sequence, the genomic window aatggaaaataGTGAACATGACAAAGATATAGAGCTACAGGTTTTGAGGTCATAGAATTAAGTGTGAAttttattagaaaaaaactttgcTCAGTAGTCcgtgaaaagaaaaaaagagtaCATAAAGCAAATACTTTAACGTTGCAGAAGAATGATATGCAATATAGGCGGGTAAGAAagtttcaagaaaatgagattaagaacaaaaataacaaataaaaaccCCTAATTCATGATTGGTACAATTATACACCTTTGTACAAGTGCCAGTTGGCAGGATAAGGTATATCAAAAGCATCATAGTATTTGTTTAAGCAGCTCCAGCCGTTATGATCAATCGAATCATAAGGGCTACATTCACATTTTGCTAAAGTTGGTTCATCAAGAGGACAATGGCCGCTGCTGGGATGCCAATATCCAatttcattgaaaaaatgaattgattCGCGATCTGTAAAAAGAGCAGCAGCAATACTGTGAACAGGCGCGTCACCCCAACGTTCATAGAAAAATCCGTTGGAACTATCCAAGTGGTCAAAGTATTTTGCGTAAGCGTCGCTTTCCCAGAAATCAACTTTGGCAATCTCAAAATTGGACCAAAAATGACAATTATTATAGGTTCGGCCCTTATCATCAGAAATAAAGTTGAGAGAATTATTAGGATGGAGAGTATCGGGATGGAGCTTTAGGAAATTACGGGTGTTTTCCCACAAGGTTGCAATAGTCTCGGTGTATTCGGAGACTGTGATGGTAAAGCCATAAACTTTATCGTTTTGCTTCATATAAGCAAAAGGATCAAAATCCAAATCACACCAAAAGTCAACGCTGGGTTCAACACGCCAGTAATattcatattttttaaCAAGGGGATGGCGGTAAAAGAAGCCAGATTCAAAGCGACACATATGACGATACGATTCGGAATCGGCATAAAGTatgttttggttttttaatttctccCAATTATCATGCATTTTGTCCCGGTCTACCGTTTCAGGCATCTGCCAATGTTCTTTGGGAATGACGCCAAACTCAACAGGGCCAGAAGCCGTTTCATTGATCCGACTTTtaaattcttcattaaaCTCTTCATCGTTCAAAAATACCCAAGGATAATGATATTTATGATTAAATCGGCGCTCCAAACGCTGGACAGATTGGACCATATCTCTCAGGTCATTATTACGAGCAAGACTGACAAAAGCAGCGTTCACACGGCCGTCAGGAAGCCATTGACTGCGCTCTGAGCTAGGAAGACTTGCAATatcaaaatattttgtttgatgGTCTGCAAAAGGGTTCTTGAATACAGaagcttccaaaacgcTCAAGATACCACGAAAGTCATTTCGATATcgtaaaaaaacaagacagGCGATTACACTAACCACGAGAAAAACTCgtttaaattttttgtgATACAGTATcattatgaaagaaaaaagatggtCAATTTGCTCACAAAATGAGATCCAACGCAAAGAAAAGTACTGCTTCCAGATGAACAATCCtagatatatatatacaatCTACGGGGATGtgaatcaaaatcttttcttaTGGCACTCTCAAGTAGAAAAAGTAATGACAGCGAGCCCAATTCAACAAGGAGGAGGaaatatacaaaaagcaataatCGTGCAAACCAAAGGATACAATCTACCCCAAAACGAAACGTGAAAATAGAACCcaaaaggagaaaagaaaaagccaAATATGAACAGTGAGAGGCAATCAATCTCTTCAATGAATGATTCTCTAATAACTCACCATAAATCAAGAGAACTCAATAGCAAACCTCGCAATATACAAAATGCCAATATATTCAAGAGTTTGTAGAGGGAAAAAGGTATACTATACTCAAGCTCACTCTTCCTTTAATGTTGACAGTGTGGCTAAGAAGTTAGATACCATTCTTTGTCTGCGTAGTGTAATTCAGCGAAGGAGAGGATTCATAACCCAAAAATAGATCTTGGCTGAGCACGGTTGAGCCCATAAGTACTTGGTTGTTTGTACACAAATTCCTTTATTTTACATGCTCTACttaaattttattctttttctgccACTCTcgaacttttttttcctttttggttCATACAGATAAACATATGCTTCTTGCATTTGCAGAAAcaaaatctcttttttcgTAGTTGTTCTTTGCTTGTcaaattaattttttaagtAAAATCCTGGCTATTTTATTGACATTATTTGTTTCTCCCGTATCTACAGCCTCTCAACTTTCCAAAGCAAAAGTGCAGTGAAAACCtgaaaattttaaaatcaaatagtttgaaaagaaaaatactataaataaagaataattCAACTGTTATCACAAGGCATCTTTGCGATAGTGACTTGGTCGTGGAGTAAAAAGCCCGAAGAAACACTCCTACCAGTTCAACGCACATATTCGAATTTCGTCTTCGCAAcactttttcttatttctaCTAATCAATAAAATATGCTTGCTTCTCGCGTTTGCCGTTCAGGTCTTGGATCTCTTCGCTCTGCCTTGTCTCTCAAGTCAGCATCTCCTTTTCTCGTACGCTCTTCTCCAAGCGCTGTTGCTCGTTCTTTCAATGCCTTTCAATGGAGAGCCGCAAATTTTTATTCCACCAAACGTTTCACAAAACAACATGAATATGTTCAAGTAGACGGTGAAATGGGTACTGTTGGTATTTCAAAGTATGCCGCCCATGCCGTTGGTGAAGTCGTTTACGTCGAGCTTCCTGAACAAGGGTCCTCCGTTAAAGCTGGCGATGGAATTGGCTCCGTTGAGTCAGTGAAGTCCGCAAGCGATGTCTACTCTCCCGTAACAGGCGAAATTACAGAAATCAATAAATCTCTTACTGATACTCCTCAAACAGCCGGTGAATCTCCTGAAGATGATGGCTGGCTTTGTAAAGTGAAGCTCTCTTCTCCCGAAGAACTTGAAGGTTTGCTGACCAAGGAAGCTTATGATGAATACTGCAATGAAGTAGACGCTACCCACTAATCCAACTCATAGTCCGATTGATGGTTTAACTCCATATCattattttctctttttttttaactcCTTTTCCTCCAAGTCCTAAACAATAATGGAATGGATGTCGTCTATTGCcgattttccttttttaatcaTTCCAGTGCAACTATAATCTACCCCATACTGAATTGAGTACCAAGCTCAGCaagtttatttttcttgcCTAATATTTTCGTGCTTTTCTATTCAATTATTtgtcctttttttttgttattttggACCCCAATTTCACCGACCTTGATCTCATTGTGCGCAGACACAAGTTTCCATATTTCCTTattctttccttctctACTGGTAATAAATTCTCCCTAATGATTTTGGGCTCTGAGTTGTTTCTACACCTTGCGTGAAATTGTAATTCTACAAAGTGAAATTAGACAGACATgttattaaaaaaacaaaactatGTGGCTTAATAGCCgttaaaataaaaaagaatcagaaaaaaataagtaaaagaagaagcacGTACACTAaaattgtttatgaaacaaaaatataaaataataaagtCGAAATAAGAAACTCTAGGCTTGAGCCTTTACTGCTCAAATGATTTGCAATACCCATTGGAATTAAAAGTTGGCCATTAAATTAATACTTTTAGgttaaaaaagcaatagaCACAACGAGTAAGGCAAAGGTAGTGGCAAAGCCCTTCAACGGCAATGTTTGGCCGGCCGCAGATGGAATACTAGTAGTGTTACCAGTGAGAATAGGTGAAGGTCCTTTGCTGGAATTCCCGCTTGCCGAGCTACTACTGACTGAGAAAGAACTGCTGGAATTCACGGTCGAAGGAGTACTAGTAACATTAGGAGGGATAACTGTACCAGTCGCGTTTTCACTGCTCGTAGGAATGGCGCTGACACTACTGTTTCCGGTACCTGGAAGAGGTTCGCTAGTTGCATTTGCGCTACCTGTAGGAACAACGGTCTTGGACGTATTCAAGTAAGGAGTGCTGGCAGGAGCAGAGCTGTTTGAAGTAGGAAAGTAAGGAGTGCTAGCTGAAACAGAACTGTTTGAAGTAGGGAAGTAAGGAGTGCTGGTTACGTTCGCACTACTGGTGACAGGATAGCTAGGGAGCGAGCTGTTTGAGGAAACGCCGATTGGTCCTCTGGTGCTGCTTGTGTTAAGACTACTTGCAGGATAGCTGGATGAAAGACTAGTGCTATTCGTGCCAGTTCCAGGTGCAACAGGGGTAGAAACGGCCGTGCTAGTAGTGTTCCCAAAAGGAGCTTGACCTTGAACCTGCACGGCTGCTGCTAACAGTATGAGCTTGGAAAGAATGGAGAAGATCATGTTTAGAAGACTGAAAACAAGAGATGGTAATCTCGGCAGACACTAAAGAAAGGCACAAGAAACGATAAAAGGTTTAAAGGTAGCTCCTTATTGCACAGGTCGTAAGTCTTATATTAGACTTTTACTGCTTGCTCTAGCTTGATTCAAAACTGGCTATTTAAGTAAAATTATCCATACCCTTATCACAGTTTGATTTCACTTCATGACGACCTCATGATTCCATTTCATCGAATTGCTTTTCGCACGGGTTATCATTTTTCATGACCTTCAAGGTAGGACGGTCATTTCGCTCTAAAATCTTCAGAATAAATCGGTATAAGTTTGATCATATCTACGTTGATACGACTCAATTATGACCATCTCGCCAGTCATTCTTG contains:
- the omh1 gene encoding Golgi alpha-1,2-mannosyltransferase Omh1, translated to MILYHKKFKRVFLVVSVIACLVFLRYRNDFRGILSVLEASVFKNPFADHQTKYFDIASLPSSERSQWLPDGRVNAAFVSLARNNDLRDMVQSVQRLERRFNHKYHYPWVFLNDEEFNEEFKSRINETASGPVEFGVIPKEHWQMPETVDRDKMHDNWEKLKNQNILYADSESYRHMCRFESGFFYRHPLVKKYEYYWRVEPSVDFWCDLDFDPFAYMKQNDKVYGFTITVSEYTETIATLWENTRNFLKLHPDTLHPNNSLNFISDDKGRTYNNCHFWSNFEIAKVDFWESDAYAKYFDHLDSSNGFFYERWGDAPVHSIAAALFTDRESIHFFNEIGYWHPSSGHCPLDEPTLAKCECSPYDSIDHNGWSCLNKYYDAFDIPYPANWHLYKGV
- the gcv3 gene encoding glycine decarboxylase complex subunit H, producing the protein MLASRVCRSGLGSLRSALSLKSASPFLVRSSPSAVARSFNAFQWRAANFYSTKRFTKQHEYVQVDGEMGTVGISKYAAHAVGEVVYVELPEQGSSVKAGDGIGSVESVKSASDVYSPVTGEITEINKSLTDTPQTAGESPEDDGWLCKVKLSSPEELEGLLTKEAYDEYCNEVDATH